One Candidatus Omnitrophota bacterium DNA segment encodes these proteins:
- a CDS encoding stage 0 sporulation protein, producing YTFEKRRVFAYYTANSRVDFRELIKDINARLHSHVQMVQVSGIECARVIGGLGVCGRPFCCTLFGKSRGKTLRCANQKATGPCGKTLCCHQIKE from the coding sequence TACACTTTTGAAAAGAGAAGAGTGTTCGCGTATTACACGGCGAATTCAAGAGTGGATTTCAGGGAGCTTATCAAAGACATAAACGCGCGTCTGCACTCGCATGTGCAGATGGTGCAGGTGTCGGGAATAGAATGCGCCCGTGTCATAGGAGGCCTGGGCGTGTGCGGAAGGCCTTTCTGCTGTACGCTTTTCGGCAAAAGCAGGGGAAAGACTCTGCGCTGCGCGAACCAGAAGGCTACCGGACCCTGCGGCAAAACGCTCTGCTGCCACCAGATCAAGGAGTGA